A genomic segment from Triticum aestivum cultivar Chinese Spring unplaced genomic scaffold, IWGSC CS RefSeq v2.1 scaffold46874, whole genome shotgun sequence encodes:
- the LOC123172585 gene encoding G-type lectin S-receptor-like serine/threonine-protein kinase LECRK3 — translation MIIIHALLLLVLIPLAAAQPWTNCGRGQGNYSAGSTYETNLLDLLLGTLCHNASSSPTLFAKGSLGAAPDTAWALILCRGDVSAKMCYECVTWAGHYAATACNRSRDVALCCDQCYVRLADHNFFDPNGNAGVVSSLSALGITNGDVVGYDWALTGLFSSTVKYAVDNSSRMFAMGYSAETEPGIYSAAQCAADLSRPQCRNCLQGLMGMWRTTFLRNTRGARLAESSPGMLRKLVPEPPASWSLAVGHTSGSSSSTNLVKISTISCFRRRRKGWLPSTSYSDSKDSRSTCCSAKWSAWAASNSAMALSMSKPAGSRSSSAAFSGRSFSVSFSAVSGSFSWRTRRAVTKIMIIVLTSSVATLLFSCIYVLIWHRKGRRLWFLLCKKTSGNNENNYEAMIASYGSLAPKRYTYSEVMKITSSRSNELGKGGYGVVFKGTLLDGRLVAVKFLHECKGNGGEFVNEVMSIGRTSHVNVVSLFGFCLEGSKRALIYEYMSNNSLDKFIYSEDPKEILGWDKLYVIAIGIARGLEYLHHSCNTRIVHFDIKPQNILLDKDFSPKIADFGLAKLCHTKESKVSMTGARGTIGFIALEVHSRTFAPEVHSPEASHSQSQSVNTQQQ, via the exons atgattattattcatgctctCCTGCTCCTCGTGCTAATTCCGCTCGCCGCAGCACAGCCGTGGACCAACTGCGGCAGAGGCCAAGGCAACTACTCGGCAGGCAGCACATACGAGACCAATCTCCTAGACCTCCTCCTCGGCACCCTCTGCCATAACGCCTCCTCGTCGCCGACCCTATTCGCCAAAGGATCCCTCGGTGCCGCGCCGGACACTGCCTGGGCCCTGATTCTCTGCCGAGGCGACGTCAGCGCCAAGATGTGCTACGAATGCGTCACCTGGGCTGGTCACTACGCGGCCACAGCCTGCAACCGCAGCAGGGACGTGGCCCTCTGCTGCGACCAGTGCTACGTCCGCCTAGCCGACCACAACTTCTTCGACCCCAACGGCAACGCCGGCGTGGTATCGTCCTTGAGCGCTCTAGGTATCACCAACGGGGACGTCGTCGGCTACGACTGGGCCCTCACTGGCCTGTTCAGCTCCACGGTGAAGTATGCGGTGGACAACTCCTCCAGGATGTTCGCCATGGGGTATTCGGCAGAGACCGAGCCGGGGATCTACTCGGCGGCGCAGTGCGCGGCGGACCTGTCGCGGCCGCAGTGCCGAAACTGCCTACAAGGCCTCATGGGCATGTGGCGGACCACGTTCCTGCGGAACACGCGGGGCGCGAGGCTGGCTG AATCCTCGCCGGGCATGCTGAGGAAGCTGGTGCCGGAGCCGCCGGCCTCGTGGTCATTGGCGGTCGGGCACACCTCCGGCTCGTCGTCCTCCACAAACTTGGTGAAGATCTCGACGATCTCCTGCTTCCGCCGGCGGAGGAAGGGGTGGTTGCCCTCCACCTCGTACTCCGACTCAAAGGACTCAAGGAGCACCTGCTGCTCTGCCAAGTGGTCCGCCTGGGCCGCATCGAACTCCGCCATGGCATTGTCCATGTCGAAGCCCGCAGGCTCTAGATCGTCCTCTGCCGCCTTCTCCGGCCGCTCCTTCTCCGTGTCCttctccgccgtctctggctccttCTCCTGGC GTACCAGGAGGGCCGTCACAAAGATTATGATAATAG TTTTGACATCATCAGTTGCGACCTTGCTATTCTCGTGTATTTATGTGCTGATATGGCATAGAAAAGGAAGAAGACTATGGTTTCTCCTTTGCAAGAAGACTAGCGGAAACAATGAAAATAATTACGAGGCCATGATTGCATCGTATGGATCCCTAGCTCCAAAACGATACACGTACTCAGAGGTAATGAAGATAACATCCTCTCGCAGCAATGAGCTTGGAAAAGGTGGTTATGGTGTGGTTTTCAAAGGAACCCTACTTGATGGCCGTCTAGTAGCAGTGAAATTCTTGCATGAATGCAAAGGAAACGGGGGCGAGTTTGTGAATGAGGTTATGAGCATTGGCAGGACTTCTCATGTAAATGTTGTTAGCTTGTTTGGGTTCTGTTTGGAGGGATCAAAACGAGCTCTTATATATGAGTACATGTCCAACAATTCCTTGGATAAGTTCATTTACTCAGAGGACCCCAAGGAAATTTTAGGATGGGATAAGCTCTATGTAATAGCAATCGGGATTGCTCGTGGCCTCGAATACTTGCACCATAGTTGTAATACACGCATCGTACATTTCGACATCAAGCCACAAAATATCCTTCTAGACAAGGATTTTAGCCCCAAAATTGCTGATTTTGGTCTAGCTAAATTGTGTCATACAAAAGAAAGCAAGGTTTCAATGACCGGTGCTAGAGGAACAATTGGATTCATCGCTCTAGAAGTTCACTCTCGAACCTTCGCTCCAGAAGTTCACTCTCCAGAAGCCTCACACTCTCAGTCTCAGTCAGTCAACACTCAGCAGCAGTAG